The Diceros bicornis minor isolate mBicDic1 chromosome 26, mDicBic1.mat.cur, whole genome shotgun sequence sequence TCCCTCAGGCATTGTGGCCTGAGGAGGCAGGCCCCCTTGAATGAGTGGCTGCCAACCCCAGAAAAACTGCCTCTATGCACAGGGCCAGTGTGAGGAAGGGGGTCCAGCTGGAGGCTCTGTCCTGCACCACCCCCAGCTGCTGAGACAGAAGGCAGACCCTGGATCCCTGGTGCTCTTAGTGCCtgcaagggaaggagggagaagagggtctaaggggaggaggaaaggctGGGGCCAGGGATGGGGCAGGCCAGGGGGCAGGCCCATAATATCTCACCAAGAATGCGCGACGCTATCAAACCAATGCAGCGATGACAATGATGACCAACAGAATGAGGACAGTGACGGACACACAGATGCCAATCAAGACTTTCTTCTGTGGGAAAGGAGGGTGTCAGGGAAACTCActcaggaggggagggagggccaCCCAGGGCTGGGAACGGGAGGAGGGGAGGCTCACCTTCCGCGCCTTCTCCTTGTTGTCCAGGGCTATCTTGACATCTTCCCGCCCATGTTCCACATAGTCCATTGAACTCAGGATGTTCTTCTCAATCCGGTTGATCATCTCCCCCTACTCGAACGAGTGGGCAGTTGAGGCTGGTAGGGATGACTAGGAGTGGAGGGCTCAGCAGCCCCTTTGcctgcccaccccagccccaaaTGACTGAAGGACACTCCTGGCAGAAACACTGCACTAACATAGACATGGAGGCAGGACCACATCTGACAAAAGTTCACACTCCTGAGGGTGGCTTCCAGGCCCCCTTCCATCACATGGTCCCTTCTGCCCTGCTCCCTTGCCTCAGACAACCTCTATTTGCAGTGGTGGCTTGAAGCCCAGTGCTTTAAATGGCCCATACCTTTTCACAAATATGTCTGAATTCACCCATTCTTCTAGGCCTGTCTCCCAGCTGCTGTGAAGCCCTCCCTATCCCTGCCTCCTCATGGCACCACCAGCCTTCAGGTCCTGGTTCTACTGAATGAAATCCCTTCCCCATGACTCCCAGCTGCAAAAGGGCATTGGCTGCAGCACTAGTGGGGTCAGCTCCTATGGGACCAGGCTGGAAGCTCCCCTCACCCAGTACAAGCAGGGCCAGGGAAAGAAGACCACCTCCCACTCCAACCTGGCACAGGTTTTAGGAGGCAGGCCTTCTGGGGGCAACTCTGACTGGAGCACTTAGCAGTATAAAGGCATATTCTATTGGTGGAGGAGGAGCCTAGGTTGGGGCCATTCCTGGGGTGGGCTCAATTTAGGGCTGGATGCAACATGTAGAAGAGTGGTCATTTGGATAGCTGTGGAGGCAGACACAATTCTGGGGCATGGCTAAGGGTGGAAGTAAGGGCCAGTCTGGGGGCATGGCCCAGCCTGGAGGGAACCAAAGCCTCAGGAGAGAGGCTAAGGGTGGAGGTGGGCTGACAGTCACGGCTGGGGTTCTGACTGAACCTGGTCTGCCATCTGGGGGCTGGGTCACGCCCACCCGGCTGCCTAGGGCACCCACCTGCGTCTCCACCTCAGCAGCCACAAGAGTGAAGAGCTCATGAAGTTCACGGATACTGCGTTCAAGCTGCTGGATCTCACTGTGCCGGGCCGAGATCTCATTTAGGGCCTGTCGAGTTACCTGTGTGTCCTTCAGTATCTGGGGAGTGGACAGGAGTGGAGGGACAGGTCATCAGGAAACCAGCAGCAGGTAAGAAgtacctgctgagctctggggCAGTCCTCAGGCCTAGAACTGGGGCCAGGGCCCTGAAGAGTAACTCTAGGCATGCTAATTTGTTCCCTCCTGGGCCTTAGTATTCCCTCAATCAAAAAGGGCCAGGGATCAGAGAGGATGGGAGGCCTGGGAGAGGGAAGCTGGCTGTGGGCACTCACATTCGACACAAACACCTCACTCTGCCCACTGTCCAGCATGTGCTCCAGCTCCTCATCAGACACCATTCCAGCATTTGCTGTGAAGGAAAAGGCCAGGCTCAGAGCGGGGGTCAGGTCACCTGACCCTGTGGGCCGGGCACCACAACTCACTGATCTTCAGCTGCCTCCGAATCCGCTCCACATTCTTCTCCCGGTACTCGGACTGCATCGAGTTGCACTTGTTGATGAGCTCCACGAATTGCTGGGACAGGATCCCATGCTACGGATGGAGAACACAGGCTAGGTACCCCTGGGAGGATCCCTGCCTGGTTTGGGCCTCAGCATCCCCACGGCTACAGTGAGCAAACAGCATGAGCCGGTATAGGGGCTGCCGCCTTAACCACCTTATGATAACCTTGAAAGGCTCCCGCATTTCTCTCAGAGTAAAACCCAAAGCCCTTCCCAGGGCCTACAAGGCCCTCCAtgacctgcccctccccccacttcccctctggcctTACCTCCTCCCAttcttgcctccctccctccctccaccacagTGGGCTCCTTACTCCTCCCTGAACAAAGCACACCCCCACCTCAGGCCTTTGCACTCACTGTTCCTTCGGCCTGGAATGCTCGGGCCCCACAAAGGCCTTTGAGTCTTTGTTCCAATGTCACTTTCTAAATGAAGTTTTCTTCACCTTATTGAAATTGCAACCTGCCTTCTCCCAGCGCTCTCAATCCCTCTTCTCCTGCTCTTTTTTCCTGAATACTTACTCTGttctaaaataatttacttatttattttggtgattgTCTCACTCAATAAATCTGTTGAATGCTGGCGGAACACCCGTTTTATTGCTTAGCTGGGAGGTGTGCTAGTGGGCCTGGAGGTCAGCCTGCCGCCCAGATTACAGGTCCACCTGGGCCGTCAGCCTCTCACACTGACGACCACTGACGACCATCACAGGCTCCCCCTGAAACGGCTTCTCGCCTTGTCCATTCCCCTATTGCCTTAAATGTGCTCATTGGACTACCTTCCTCAGAGACACATCTGCTATCCTGGCTTCAGCTGTATCCTTTCAAGATGCCCAAACTGCTCCATATTCAATCTTGTGCTGAACTCTGGGCCCACCTACTCCAACTCTGACCTCCATAAACTCCAAACCACTCCTCACTGGGCATCCAGAGGGGGCTGGTCACATCACCTCAAATCTCCTTACTAAGATGTGATTCAGTGACCTTCCCTCCCCCAGGGAAGTTCCTCTTCTGGACTTCTTGACTTCTGCCCATGGGGCAGAGGATGTCCCTGTCACATGGGCAGGAAACCTCCCAGTCATTTATGACTGCTCCCTCTTCTTCCCTGAGCAGAGCCATTAGCTACCAAGTCCTACCTGAGTAATGTCTTTGTCACCTATTCAAGTTTAACTCCCCATCTTGGCTCCTAGAAAGCATGTCTACCCACAGCCAAGCCCAGGTCATGTCTGGAGACTCAACAACTTCTCATTGAATGGAGGAGAAGGCAGGGTGTTAGAATGGATTAGGAGTGAGGAGACCTGGGTTTTGGACTTGGGTAAGTCCTttctctctctaagcctcagtttccccatctggaaaatCATCAGGTTGGACTTGATAATAAGAAGGAAGGGCCCTTCCTTCTTACTTCTGCCATCTAATGATCTATAAAACACTGAAATGACCTAGTTCTGGGAATAACAAACCCACCTGGGTTTTTCTCATTCTCGTGTTGACCGAGGTGTAATTCTCATCACCTTCTTCCTTCTGGGGCTCTATGGCTGTGGGAAGACACAAGGGTATTGCTGGGGGAGGGGTTTCACCTGTGGCTTCTGAAAATCATTTAGGGACCAGGACACAAGGCCAGGGCCATACCCCAgccatacaaaagagaggtgttTATCTCCATAGGATTGGGGGTGGGGATATAATTTATCATAAAATGACTAATTCTGAACTTTTGACAAGAgaaaagttatatttttctttgcaaTACATCAGAGAATTCTCACAGGTACGCAGAGGCCTCCTAACAAAACCCCCATCTGCCTGCCCAAGGAATGCACACTGGGCAGCAAAAATTGTAGGAGTAAATGGTTTCATTACAAATAAAGCCTCAAGAGGCAGGCATGTGCCATGGAAAGTACTATAGAggggcggcccagtggcacagcggttgggttcgtgcattctgctttggcggcctgggcttcaccagttcagatcctgggcgtggacctactcacagctcatcaagccatgctgaggtggcatcccacatagaagaactagaacgacttacaactaggatatacaactatgtactgggggctttcaggagaaaaaagaaaaaaaatgggggaagattggcaacagatgttggctcagggccaatcttcctcaaaaaaaaaaaaaaaaagagagaaagtactGTAGACTGGAAGCCAGGAGACAGAGATTCTAGATCTAggcctgctgtgtgacctggatATATCTCTGGCTTCTCTGGGCCACACACTCCCCATaagccaggagctgggcaggaaCAGAGGGAAGGATCTGTCTGAGGTCCTAGGAGCTCACCCTTCAGCTCCGCGCGGATCTCCCTCCCCAGCTGTTTGATCTCGTCGCGCAGGTTCTGCAAGTCCTGCTTCATACCTGAACAAAAGAAAGCCATGACTCCCAAACAGCATCCTATACCTCAACAAATCTTCCTGGCCACCACCTGCCTGGAACTGCAATCCCCACAATCCCTCTGGCTGAGCGTGCGTTCTGCACCCGGGGTTTCACTCACCCTCCTCGGGAAGGGGCGTGGCCAGGATGGTGACCTGCTGCTTCTCCAACACTCGGACTTTATTCTCCAGCTTGACAATAGCCTGCTGAATTGTCCGGACCTGGGGAGGGTGACCGAGAGGGCTGAAGGAGATATGGGGGTACTCCAGACCGCGCTGCTCCTCAGGTCTTCCAGTTCCCTCGTGAATCCAGGCCGGGACTCCAGGCTCTTACCTTCTGGAAGAACTCATCGTCCGGGCTCCCCAACCGCGCCGTGCCCGGGTGTACCACCAGCGCGACCCGCTCCTTGTTCTCATCGTCCGAGCTGTCATCCCCCTGCCAGGGCCAGGGTCACTGGCATCACTTCCTTGCTGTAGCTCTCTTCCCGCAGAACTCACGGGCTTCCGGGTCTTTCCTTCCTAGCCCTCAgccacccctccctgccccaaaGACCAGGAGTCCTGCATTTCAGCCAGATCCCACCCCGTCCGCCCGTCCCCAACCCTGCTGCCCCGACTTCTCACCTGCCTCAGCTCGTGGGTCCTGTCCCGCATGGCGGCCGGAGCTCTCTTTCCCCGGCGCCGGAGCCCCGAGGGCCTCAAGATTCTAAGTTTGGAACTCCGGTACCCCACTGGCACTCTGACACTCCCCTCCGCCCTCACCCCGCGGACCCCAAAACCTCCCACGAGCCTCCAGAGGCTCTGTCCCTGGCACCATCCACAGTCAATGGGAAGGAGGCGACCTCGGGGACCCCCAAGTTTCCACAGGTTGGAATTCCCTTTTCTTTCCCCCCTCCCGCCCCGGTGGCCTCGGCCCCGCCCCCCTGGGATGATTCAGGGCATGCGCACGGGGTCGCGTCTCTTCCCCGCccgagggagaggcagaggtcgGAAACTGTAGCGCCCCGAACGGAAGCAAAACTGCCAGGACGTGAGAACCCTCCCCCTCGACCGGAACTGTCGCATCTTTCAACGGAAATCTGCTTGCCAAAAGGGGTGGGAATGCGTCATTTGTACGTAATGTGAGAGGCCCTGCATCTCACATCACCCCATAGTGCCCCCCTGCGTCACGTGATCGACCGGGTCCCAGCCTCGCGGACCACAGAACGTGAGCCTTTGACTGTCACGTGTCTTGGCTCTGTCAACTCTGTATCTGAAACATCCTTCTCCCCACGACGTCCGCGGCACTCCGGCGCCCGAGCTACGCCCTTCCAGCCCAccgaggcggggagggggcgctaTCCCCAGAGACCTGTTGAGGCAGTGGGTGGTAGGACCCTTGCTGAATTCAGCTTTATTTCTTTGGGGCCCAGGGCCGTGGGCAGACGACTTAGAATTTGGGGCTGTCAGCATTATGGGACCttgaaattcagaaaataataagATCCAGCGTCAGAGAATTGCAGGGTTTTGTAGGCAGAGAATCTGGGGGTGGGAAGTGACCTCACCCAAGGCAGAAATCTCTTTTTCCGCATACTCCTGGCACAGCTTCCCACAGGTGGGCGGCTGGCGCCCTGCTTGAACATTGCAGTCCTGCTGCACTCATCACCTTCTGAGCAGCGAGACCATTTCAGGGCAGCTCAAGCTAAGAAAAATGTATTATATTGAGCAGTCTGCCACTTacacctccctcccacccccgcccGCCCCCACCTTGCACCTAGGTCTACCCTCTGGAGTCCA is a genomic window containing:
- the STX4 gene encoding syntaxin-4 isoform X2 — translated: MRDRTHELRQGDDSSDDENKERVALVVHPGTARLGSPDDEFFQKVRTIQQAIVKLENKVRVLEKQQVTILATPLPEEGMKQDLQNLRDEIKQLGREIRAELKAIEPQKEEGDENYTSVNTRMRKTQHGILSQQFVELINKCNSMQSEYREKNVERIRRQLKITNAGMVSDEELEHMLDSGQSEVFVSNILKDTQVTRQALNEISARHSEIQQLERSIRELHELFTLVAAEVETQGEMINRIEKNILSSMDYVEHGREDVKIALDNKEKARKKKVLIGICVSVTVLILLVIIVIAALV
- the STX4 gene encoding syntaxin-4 isoform X1, whose protein sequence is MTARTMRTRSGSRWWYTRARRGWGARTMSSSRSPLGHPPQVRTIQQAIVKLENKVRVLEKQQVTILATPLPEEGMKQDLQNLRDEIKQLGREIRAELKAIEPQKEEGDENYTSVNTRMRKTQHGILSQQFVELINKCNSMQSEYREKNVERIRRQLKITNAGMVSDEELEHMLDSGQSEVFVSNILKDTQVTRQALNEISARHSEIQQLERSIRELHELFTLVAAEVETQGEMINRIEKNILSSMDYVEHGREDVKIALDNKEKARKKKVLIGICVSVTVLILLVIIVIAALV